A genomic region of Miscanthus floridulus cultivar M001 chromosome 3, ASM1932011v1, whole genome shotgun sequence contains the following coding sequences:
- the LOC136546125 gene encoding enolase 1, chloroplastic-like gives MAHPRLVLPSPKPLLPAAATATPSRRAVAVRAALSTASPPAKAAAGAEAVRSIRARQIVDSRGNPTVEVDLVAGDGRLHRSAVPSGASTGIYEALELRDGDKAVYGGKGVRQAVRNINEVIAPKLVGVDVRNQSDVDAIMLDIDGTENKSKLGANAILGVSLSVCRAGAGAKGVPLYKHIQELAGIKELVMPVPAFNVINGGSHAGNNLAMQEFMLLPVGAATFAEALRMGSEVYHVLKGIIKSKYGQDACNVGDEGGFAPNVQDNREGLVLLMDAIEKAGYTGKIKIGMDVAASEFLTKDGSYDLNFKNQPNDGAHVLSAQRLGDLYRDFVKDFPIVSIEDPFDQDDWSSWASLQSSVDIQIVGDDLLVTNPKRISEAIGKKACNALLLKVNQIGTVTESIQAALNSKAAGWGVMVSHRSGETEDNFIADLAVGLASGQIKTGAPCRSERLAKYNQLLRIEEELGDVRYAGEAFRSP, from the exons ATGGCCCACCCGCGCCTCGTGCTCCCCTCCCCGAAGCccctcctccccgccgccgccaccgccactccATCGCGCCGCGCCGTCGCCGTCCGCGCGGCGCTCTCCACCGCTTCGCCGCCCGCCAAGGCGGCGGCGGGAGCGGAGGCGGTGCGGTCGATCCGCGCGCGGCAGATCGTGGACAGCCGCGGGAACCCCACCGTCGAGGTCGACCTCGTCGCCGGGGACGGACGCCTCCACCGCTCCGCGGTGCCCAGCGGGGCGTCCACGGGGATCTACGAGGCGCTCGAGCTCCGCGACGGTGACAAGGCCGTGTACGGCGGGAAGGGCGTGCGCCAAGCCGTGCGCAACATCAACGAGGTTATCGCGCCCAAGCTCGTGGGCGTCGATGTGAG GAACCAGAGCGATGTTGATGCAATCATGCTAGACATCGATGGAACTGAGAATAAATCGAAGTTGGGTGCCAATGCTATTCTTGGAGTCTCCTTGAGTGTATGTAGGGCAGGTGCTGGTGCAAAGGGAGTTCCTCTGTATAAACATATTCAGGAGCTAGCGGGAATTAAGGAGCTTGTCATGCCTGTCCCTGCTTTCAATGTAATAAATGGAGGTAGCCATGCTGGCAACAATCTGGCCATGCAGGAATTCATGCTTTTACCTGTTGGAGCAGCTACTTTTGCTGAAGCTCTTCGTATGGGCAGCGAAG TTTACCATGTCCTGAAGGGCATCATTAAGTCAAAATATGGTCAAGATGCATGCAATGTTGGAGATGAAGGAGGTTTTGCTCCAAATGTTCAAGACAACAGAGAGGGTCTTGTCTTGCTTATGGATGCCATTGAGAAGGCAGGCTACACTGGAAAG ATCAAAATTGGAATGGATGTCGCGGCATCAGAGTTCCTTACAAAGGATGGGAGCTATGATCTAAACTTTAAGAATCAACCAAATGATGGAGCTCATGTTCTTTCAGCCCAGCGTCTGGGTGATCTGTACAGAGATTTTGTCAAGGATTTCCCTATTGTATCAATTGAGGACCCTTTTGATCAGGATGACTGGAGTTCATGGGCATCATTGCAGTCCTCAGTCGATATCCAAATTGTGGGTGATGATTTACTTGTCACAAACCCAAAACGTATATCAGAGGCTATTGGCAAGAAGGCTTGCAATGCTCTGttgctaaag GTCAACCAGATTGGTACTGTCACTGAATCAATTCAAGCTGCTCTCAATTCGAAGGCTGCTGGTTGGGGTGTGATGGTCAGCCACAGAAGTGGTGAAACCGAAGACAACTTCATCGCAGATTTGGCTGTTGGCTTAGCAAGTGGGCAG ATTAAAACCGGGGCTCCATGCCGCAGCGAGAGGCTGGCCAAATACAATCAG CTTCTGCGGATTGAAGAGGAGCTTGGCGACGTGCGCTATGCAGGGGAGGCATTCAGGTCTCCATAA
- the LOC136546126 gene encoding pentatricopeptide repeat-containing protein At1g52640, mitochondrial-like, which translates to MQSAARLLVAAAPRSRSLLLLRGLCSASPAGQPDPRPHTAPDPDPDPDPRLVGALCRVLSDFRGPRHDLRAALNGFAPRLTPAAAAAVLRRCRNLPVPSLRFFLFAAALPGFTHLPESLLILAGSLAGARLFPLLRSLLSDLPRPALSRDLFPLLFRAYARAGLPDDAIRAFSSMEGFGFLPTVADLHSLLFTLSHNGLVEHAEAFFRESPLQFDVSAKTYTILISGWAVVAKPEKAQKLFDEMIERGVQPDVPTYNALIDALCRGGDVALAQEQLKDMQRSRGLAPDAATYGPFLRSACAAKDARAALRVLDRMHARSLTPNVFTYNAVIRLLCEMGEVDEAYNILNEMATHGEKPDVWSYNTLLNTHCKLKEANMDSEPSSQNPTDMTAFVQNLLGQMQTRFESMSQNIVSKIDEMGTKIDELEQSINDLKAEMGTETPAKKPDEPKPADSA; encoded by the exons ATGCAATCTGCCGCTAGGCTTCTCGTTGCGGCCGCGCCGCGAAGCCGTTCTCTCCTCCTCCTGCGCGGCctctgctccgcctcgcccgccgGACAGCCGGATCCGCGGCCCCACACGGccccggaccccgaccccgaccccgacccgcGGCTCGTCGGCGCGCTCTGCCGTGTGCTCAGCGACTTCCGCGGGCCGCGGCACGACCTCCGCGCCGCGCTCAACGGATTCGCGCCACGCCTCAcgcccgcggccgcggccgctgtCCTGCGCCGCTGCCGCAACCTTCCCGTGCCCTCGCTCCGGTTCTTCCTCTTCGCCGCGGCGCTGCCGGGGTTCACCCATCTTCCGGAGTCGCTCCTCATCCTCGCCGGCTCGCTCGCGGGGGCGCGGCTCTTCCCGCTTCTGCGCTCCCTGCTCTCCGATCTCCCGCGACCCGCGCTCTCGCGGGACCTGTTTCCGCTGCTGTTCCGCGCGTACGCCCGCGCCGGCCTCCCCGACGACGCCATCCGAGCTTTCTCCTCCATGGAGGGGTTCGGTTTCCTGCCGACGGTCGCTGATCTGCACTCCCTGCTCTTCACGTTATCACATAATGGCCTGGTAGAGCACGCCGAGGCATTCTTTAGGGAGTCGCCACTTCAGTTTGATGTCTCGGCCAAAACCTATACCATCCTGATCTCTGGGTGGGCTGTTGTTGCGAAGCCAGAGAAGGCTCAGAAGCTGTTTGACGAAATGATTGAGAGAGGGGTCCAGCCTGATGTGCCTACCTATAACGCGTTGATTGACGCCTTGTGTCGAGGAGGGGATGTTGCGCTTGCACAGGAGCAGCTAAAAGATATGCAACGCAGCCGTGGGCTTGCCCCTGATGCTGCTACTTATGGCCCATTCCTTCGTTCAGCATGTGCGGCAAAGGATGCTCGTGCTGCTCTTCGTGTGCTAGATAGGATGCATGCACGCAGCCTTACACCAAATGTATTCACCTATAATGCTGTCATTCGGTTACTGTGCGAGATGGGAGAGGTTGACGAGGCTTATAATATCCTCAATGAGATGGCAACCCATGGGGAGAAGCCCGATGTTTGGAGCTACAACACTCTGCTTAATACACATTGTAAGCTGAAAGAG GCTAACATGGATTCAGAGCCGTCATCACAGAACCCAACAGATATGACTGCATTT GTCCAGAACCTCCTTGGACAGATG CAAACGAGGTTCGAGTCCATGTCGCAGAACATTGTGTCAAAGA TAGATGAAATGGGAACCAAGATCGACGAGCTTGAGCAGAGCATCAACGATCTCAAAGCTGAGATGGGCACTGAGACGCCGGCCAAGAAGCCTGATGAGCCAAAGCCTGCCGACTCCGCATAA